One part of the Chryseobacterium sp. 7 genome encodes these proteins:
- a CDS encoding helix-turn-helix transcriptional regulator has protein sequence MIYKFFFKVINNEAENIDDDFESNYLHLINRYLLLLFFIFLFYSIFIITFFGDTLISIFLTVITFFWLLLMAIKGKTKRFRNILKGFVIFVFVLLTFIVNFFNIYTYKNAGVEYFYFCLLFALPFFLNYKKDTFAIFLITFIISINFIACLYFDFNFLPKSRYIEKEDFKTIKLLNILFSVASFLMDIVFITQKDALIHGLISDKKEKDSTIKDLVKTNTELMKHQMLINHLSEENIQEILNLADSNSPMFFEKFQVFFPHFIPGILKINPNLIHSELYFCALMKLDFDTKKIAQCTNNSIRAVESKKYRIRKKLNISSEININSFLIKI, from the coding sequence ATGATTTATAAGTTTTTCTTTAAAGTGATCAACAACGAAGCGGAGAATATAGATGATGATTTCGAAAGTAATTATCTTCATCTTATTAACCGTTATCTCCTTTTATTGTTTTTCATATTTCTGTTTTATTCTATTTTTATTATTACTTTTTTCGGAGATACGTTGATCTCAATCTTTCTTACTGTCATTACTTTTTTTTGGTTGCTTTTAATGGCAATAAAGGGGAAAACAAAACGATTCAGAAATATATTGAAAGGATTTGTCATCTTTGTATTTGTACTGCTGACTTTTATAGTGAATTTTTTTAATATTTATACCTACAAAAATGCTGGTGTAGAGTATTTTTATTTTTGCCTTTTATTTGCCCTGCCATTCTTTCTGAATTATAAAAAAGATACTTTTGCTATTTTCCTTATTACTTTCATCATCAGTATTAACTTTATTGCATGCCTTTACTTTGATTTTAATTTTCTTCCTAAGAGCAGATATATAGAAAAAGAGGACTTTAAAACCATAAAGCTGCTGAATATCTTGTTTTCCGTAGCCTCTTTTCTTATGGATATTGTTTTTATTACCCAGAAAGATGCGCTTATTCATGGATTAATTTCAGATAAAAAGGAAAAAGATTCTACCATCAAAGATCTGGTGAAAACGAATACGGAACTCATGAAGCACCAAATGCTGATCAACCACCTTTCAGAAGAAAATATTCAGGAGATTTTAAATTTAGCAGATAGCAATTCGCCTATGTTTTTTGAGAAATTTCAGGTGTTTTTTCCACATTTTATCCCCGGTATTTTGAAAATAAATCCTAATCTTATCCATTCCGAATTGTATTTCTGTGCATTGATGAAGCTTGATTTTGATACCAAGAAGATTGCACAGTGTACCAATAACAGTATTCGGGCTGTGGAAAGTAAAAAATACAGGATCCGGAAAAAGCTGAATATTTCCTCAGAGATCAATATCAATAGCTTTCTCATTAAAATTTAA
- a CDS encoding phosphatidylserine decarboxylase family protein, with the protein MKLHRESKGTITVATLAFIILGALAIYFLKIWSLLIIIPLLVIYGLVFWFFRVPDRSILEHKENVIAPVDGKVVMIKEVDEDEFIKGKAIQVSIFMSPLNVHICRYPVSGEVIYKKYHPGKYLVAWHEKSSTENERTTVAVQTMTNHKVVFRQIAGYVARRIVFYCNEGDNAKAGHEFGFIKFGSRMDVFLPLDTEIICKIGDITKGGEDIIAKLKEN; encoded by the coding sequence ATGAAATTACATAGAGAATCAAAAGGAACAATTACCGTTGCAACCCTGGCTTTTATTATTCTGGGTGCTTTAGCAATTTATTTCCTTAAAATATGGTCCCTGCTGATCATCATCCCATTATTAGTTATTTATGGTTTAGTTTTCTGGTTTTTCAGAGTTCCGGATCGTAGTATTCTGGAGCATAAAGAAAACGTTATAGCTCCGGTAGATGGAAAAGTGGTAATGATTAAAGAAGTGGATGAAGACGAATTTATAAAAGGAAAAGCTATTCAGGTTTCTATTTTTATGTCTCCACTGAATGTGCACATTTGTAGATATCCGGTTTCCGGAGAGGTTATTTACAAGAAATACCACCCTGGAAAATATCTTGTAGCATGGCATGAAAAATCTTCTACAGAGAACGAAAGAACTACTGTTGCAGTGCAAACAATGACGAATCATAAAGTAGTCTTCAGACAGATTGCAGGATATGTGGCCAGAAGGATTGTTTTCTACTGTAATGAAGGAGATAATGCAAAAGCGGGACATGAGTTCGGATTTATTAAATTCGGGTCCAGAATGGATGTATTCTTGCCTTTGGATACGGAAATCATCTGCAAGATCGGGGATATTACAAAAGGAGGTGAAGATATTATTGCCAAACTGAAAGAAAATTAA
- a CDS encoding phosphatidate cytidylyltransferase, giving the protein MDKNLIQRTVSGIVYVAIIILCSTPLGAQLLNSIAPGLAKQQYLYHGLMSLLLIVGTWECVKIMKFGNGYEKWVVYPLVIFIFYMFSKRYFNHDFFFDFRLSEILALALIGIAVVTLFKYPNELYFDSGKLIFTVIYVALPFSFALGLPKFSSYSESFSLEVLFLFILIWSSDTFAYLVGKFLGKHKMAPKISPKKTWEGYAGGVVLTLVLSYFIEHYQPELRGNWMVVGFLVAAFAPLGDLVESQLKRNFGVKDSGNIIPGHGGVLDRLDSFIICVPVVYLYFILEKFI; this is encoded by the coding sequence TTGGACAAAAATCTCATTCAAAGAACCGTATCAGGTATCGTTTATGTAGCCATCATTATTCTTTGTTCTACTCCATTGGGAGCACAGCTGCTGAACAGTATTGCCCCTGGTCTTGCCAAGCAACAGTATCTTTATCATGGGTTAATGAGCTTGCTGCTGATTGTGGGAACATGGGAGTGCGTCAAAATCATGAAGTTTGGAAACGGGTATGAAAAATGGGTAGTGTATCCGCTGGTCATTTTTATATTCTACATGTTTTCCAAAAGATATTTTAATCACGATTTCTTTTTTGATTTCAGGCTGAGTGAAATACTGGCGCTGGCGCTCATTGGAATTGCTGTGGTTACTTTATTCAAATATCCCAACGAATTATACTTCGACAGTGGAAAACTTATTTTTACAGTTATCTACGTCGCGCTTCCGTTTAGTTTTGCATTAGGACTTCCAAAGTTCTCCAGCTATTCAGAAAGTTTCTCTCTTGAGGTGCTGTTTCTGTTTATCCTGATCTGGAGTAGTGATACCTTTGCTTATCTGGTAGGAAAGTTCTTAGGAAAACATAAAATGGCTCCTAAAATTTCTCCTAAGAAAACCTGGGAAGGATATGCGGGAGGTGTGGTATTAACATTAGTGTTATCTTATTTTATAGAACATTATCAGCCAGAGCTGAGAGGAAACTGGATGGTCGTAGGATTTCTGGTAGCCGCTTTTGCTCCGCTAGGTGATTTGGTGGAGAGCCAATTGAAAAGAAATTTCGGTGTGAAGGACAGTGGAAACATCATTCCTGGACATGGCGGAGTTTTAGACAGGCTGGATAGTTTTATTATCTGCGTTCCTGTTGTATATTTGTACTTTATTTTAGAAAAATTTATTTAG
- a CDS encoding LUD domain-containing protein — translation MNLFKRIVSKLTNQPEEEDKQSLEKLGDSLKNADLDYKFAQLFTHSGGFFNYCADEAEALQTLNQIIKIEGIHNLFCWDKELQNFLNVVKSTYTSELQPSNDAAFITCEYLIAYDGRIMLSHNNILHYHSSRLPDRIIIIANVSQIVNNLNDAMGKIKRNGNIKNLTSISGSQSKMDSSSNSNTKLFLLLLED, via the coding sequence TTGAATTTATTCAAGAGGATTGTAAGCAAACTTACCAACCAGCCTGAAGAAGAGGACAAACAGAGCCTGGAGAAGCTTGGGGATTCGCTGAAAAATGCGGATCTTGACTATAAGTTTGCGCAATTATTTACGCATTCGGGGGGATTTTTTAATTATTGTGCAGATGAAGCGGAGGCTCTACAAACTTTAAATCAGATTATCAAAATTGAAGGTATCCATAACCTTTTCTGTTGGGATAAAGAACTTCAGAACTTTTTGAACGTTGTGAAGTCTACCTATACTTCAGAACTTCAGCCGTCTAATGACGCCGCATTCATCACCTGTGAATACCTGATTGCCTATGATGGCAGAATCATGCTTTCGCATAATAATATTCTTCATTATCATTCTTCAAGGCTTCCTGATAGAATTATCATCATTGCCAATGTTTCTCAGATTGTAAACAACCTGAATGATGCTATGGGGAAAATAAAAAGAAACGGAAATATCAAGAACCTTACTTCCATCAGCGGAAGCCAGTCTAAAATGGACAGTTCTTCCAATTCCAATACAAAATTATTTTTATTGCTGCTTGAAGATTAA
- the ftsH gene encoding ATP-dependent zinc metalloprotease FtsH, with protein sequence MNNKGFNWFFPIAIIALLLFFGSNFLGGDAAKSIDEDGFFREMQAGKVQNIIIYKDIEKADVFLTKEAKSAMVSKTGKENNPLSVLDMAPKADYSVKYGDLQLFLQKFEQVKASNPVIKTTKDYGTGKSALMDILVPALVWISILGLFYFLLFRKMGGGGGPGGQIFSIGKSKAKLFDEKERIQVTFKDVAGLEGAKEEVQEVVDFLKNSEKYTKLGGKIPKGVLLVGPPGTGKTLLAKAVAGEAKVPFFSLSGSDFVEMFVGVGASRVRDLFAQAKAKSPAIIFIDEIDAIGRARGKNNFSGGNDERENTLNQLLTEMDGFGTDTNVIVMAATNRADILDKALMRAGRFDRSIYVDLPELHERRQIFDVHLKKIKLDDNVDREFLAKQTPGFSGADIANVCNEAALIAARNNHTSVTKQDFLDAVDRIIGGLEKKNKAIKPSEKRRVAYHEAGHATISWLVEHASPLLKVTIVPRGRSLGAAWYLPEERQLTTTEQMLDEMCATLGGRAAEQVIFNNISTGALSDLETVTKRAQAMVTIYGLSPNIGNISYYDSSGQSEYNFGKPYSEETATKIDAEIKLIIENQYERAVRILADNKDKLDALASKLLEKEVIFREDLEEIFGKRAWDPELTEKPVTNTIPEKDQPVVVETPHIKEKEEESEIQAPESPTQL encoded by the coding sequence ATGAATAATAAAGGATTCAACTGGTTCTTTCCAATTGCAATCATAGCTCTTTTGCTTTTCTTTGGCTCCAATTTCCTTGGAGGTGATGCAGCAAAATCTATTGATGAAGATGGTTTCTTTAGAGAAATGCAGGCGGGCAAAGTCCAGAATATAATTATATACAAAGACATAGAGAAAGCTGATGTTTTCCTAACAAAAGAAGCGAAATCAGCAATGGTTTCCAAAACCGGTAAAGAAAATAACCCTCTTTCTGTCCTGGATATGGCTCCTAAAGCAGATTATTCTGTGAAATACGGAGACCTTCAACTTTTCCTTCAGAAATTTGAACAGGTTAAAGCCAGCAATCCGGTTATTAAAACAACAAAAGATTACGGAACAGGCAAAAGCGCACTAATGGACATCTTAGTTCCTGCGTTGGTTTGGATTTCCATTCTTGGATTATTCTACTTCCTTCTTTTCAGAAAGATGGGCGGTGGCGGAGGTCCTGGCGGACAGATCTTCTCTATCGGAAAATCTAAAGCGAAGCTTTTCGACGAAAAAGAAAGAATTCAGGTAACATTTAAAGATGTTGCAGGATTGGAAGGTGCTAAAGAAGAAGTTCAGGAGGTAGTAGATTTCTTGAAAAACTCTGAAAAATATACAAAATTAGGAGGTAAAATTCCTAAAGGAGTTCTTTTAGTAGGGCCTCCGGGAACAGGTAAGACCTTATTGGCAAAAGCTGTTGCTGGGGAAGCTAAAGTTCCGTTTTTCTCACTTTCAGGGTCAGATTTCGTTGAAATGTTTGTTGGGGTAGGAGCTTCCAGAGTAAGAGACCTTTTTGCTCAGGCAAAAGCAAAATCTCCGGCAATTATCTTTATTGATGAGATTGATGCCATTGGACGGGCAAGAGGAAAAAATAATTTCTCCGGCGGAAATGACGAAAGAGAAAATACATTGAACCAGCTTCTTACTGAAATGGATGGTTTCGGAACAGATACCAACGTTATTGTAATGGCAGCAACCAACAGAGCAGATATCCTTGATAAAGCTTTGATGAGAGCAGGACGTTTTGACCGTTCTATTTATGTAGATCTTCCGGAACTTCACGAAAGAAGACAGATCTTTGATGTTCATCTGAAAAAGATCAAGCTTGATGATAATGTAGACAGAGAGTTTCTTGCAAAACAGACTCCTGGATTCAGTGGAGCGGATATTGCCAACGTTTGTAACGAAGCAGCGCTTATCGCAGCAAGAAATAACCATACTTCGGTAACAAAACAGGATTTCCTTGATGCTGTAGACAGAATCATTGGTGGTCTTGAGAAGAAAAATAAAGCAATCAAACCTTCTGAAAAAAGAAGAGTGGCTTACCATGAAGCAGGTCACGCTACCATCTCATGGTTGGTAGAACATGCATCTCCACTTTTAAAAGTGACGATTGTTCCGAGAGGACGTTCATTAGGAGCGGCTTGGTATCTTCCTGAAGAAAGACAGCTTACCACTACAGAGCAGATGTTGGACGAAATGTGTGCAACATTGGGAGGTAGAGCTGCAGAGCAGGTGATCTTCAATAATATTTCCACAGGAGCACTTTCTGACCTGGAAACAGTAACGAAGAGAGCTCAGGCAATGGTGACCATCTACGGATTAAGCCCGAACATTGGTAACATTTCTTACTATGACAGTTCAGGCCAGTCTGAATACAATTTCGGGAAACCATATTCTGAAGAAACGGCTACCAAAATTGATGCAGAGATCAAATTGATTATTGAAAACCAATATGAGAGAGCAGTAAGAATCCTTGCTGATAATAAAGACAAGCTGGATGCTTTAGCAAGTAAACTGTTAGAAAAAGAAGTGATCTTCCGTGAAGACTTAGAAGAAATATTCGGAAAAAGAGCATGGGATCCTGAATTGACAGAGAAGCCTGTTACCAATACAATCCCTGAAAAAGATCAGCCGGTAGTAGTGGAAACACCTCACATCAAAGAAAAAGAAGAAGAAAGCGAAATACAGGCTCCAGAAAGCCCGACACAGCTTTAA
- the rsfS gene encoding ribosome silencing factor, with protein MNKTAEKQALIDKIVEAIQDVKGEDIMIFDLSNIENSVAETFVICSGNSNTQVSALAGSVEKKVRNELQDRPWHVEGTENAMWVLVDYVSVVVHIFQKQVREYYDIEELWGDAVITKIENE; from the coding sequence ATGAATAAAACAGCAGAAAAACAAGCGTTAATAGATAAAATCGTTGAAGCTATCCAGGATGTAAAAGGAGAAGACATTATGATCTTTGACCTTTCCAACATCGAAAACTCCGTAGCAGAAACGTTCGTGATATGTAGTGGAAACTCAAATACACAGGTATCTGCATTGGCGGGAAGTGTAGAGAAGAAAGTAAGAAACGAACTGCAAGACAGACCTTGGCACGTAGAAGGGACTGAAAATGCAATGTGGGTATTGGTAGATTATGTTTCAGTGGTGGTTCATATATTCCAAAAACAGGTACGTGAGTACTACGATATAGAAGAGCTTTGGGGTGACGCAGTCATTACCAAAATTGAAAATGAATAA
- a CDS encoding biotin--[acetyl-CoA-carboxylase] ligase: MSQLFYLKECSSTNDEISKFLLYGDSNFIGLHTFNQTKGRGQYGNVWTQTAGKNLAYTLAVNTQNILCSDFMFNYYTATLIRDFLAKLSDSEVKIKWPNDIILKGKKIVGILIEKKKINQNNYFIIGAGINVLQDSFDEISNAGSLLTQTGIQYNLEELSLNLHEYLSEKIRNIPSDQEILDGFNNHLFRKDQVSVFEIEKERQNGIIRYADEKGELWIELEDGMHSFYHKEVKLLY; encoded by the coding sequence ATGAGCCAACTCTTCTACCTGAAAGAATGTTCTTCTACTAATGACGAAATATCAAAGTTTTTACTTTACGGAGATTCAAATTTTATAGGACTTCATACTTTTAATCAAACAAAAGGACGTGGTCAGTATGGAAATGTCTGGACTCAGACTGCCGGAAAAAACCTGGCTTATACGCTGGCAGTGAATACTCAGAACATCCTGTGCTCCGACTTTATGTTCAATTATTATACCGCAACGCTGATCCGGGATTTCCTTGCCAAATTGTCTGACTCTGAGGTAAAAATCAAGTGGCCGAATGATATTATCCTTAAAGGTAAAAAAATCGTTGGGATTTTAATAGAAAAGAAAAAAATTAATCAAAATAATTATTTCATCATAGGAGCAGGCATCAACGTCCTTCAGGACAGTTTTGATGAGATATCGAATGCTGGATCACTTCTGACGCAGACAGGCATACAGTACAATCTGGAAGAACTCTCCTTGAATCTTCATGAATATCTGTCTGAAAAAATTAGAAATATTCCCTCCGACCAGGAAATTCTGGACGGTTTTAACAACCATCTTTTCAGAAAAGATCAGGTATCTGTCTTTGAAATTGAAAAAGAGCGACAAAATGGCATCATCCGATATGCAGACGAAAAGGGTGAACTGTGGATTGAACTGGAAGATGGAATGCACTCCTTTTATCACAAAGAAGTAAAATTACTTTACTGA
- a CDS encoding LptF/LptG family permease gives MLKIVDRYIIKKYLGTFSFMLVLLSIVVLVIDVQQKIPRIENAKAIDPKLDLTYFLIHFYPFWIINLVVTFLSILVFISVIYFTSRMANNTEIVAIISSGASFHRFSKPYLFTSIFIGLIALVVYHMVLPWANIKKNELEAYTYNAANKEKILGTAPASSQLSKTEYIFVDSWNKREKRGSSFVYQKYDKDRKMTYELKASEVYWDKTKKQFVLNNYLEKTINKDNTEKLGNGIELRKNYGHSPEELFPNELLGQNKTTPELLKFIEREKARGNSNLNSYLNELHQRTSMPVSIIILTFLALSLSSQKKRGGLGVNLAIGISLAFIFVFSFEALKVVSENKSLSPAVAMWLPNMVFLPLTLYLYIKRANQ, from the coding sequence ATGCTTAAAATTGTAGACAGATATATCATTAAAAAATACCTTGGAACTTTCAGTTTCATGTTGGTATTATTGTCTATAGTCGTATTGGTAATTGATGTTCAGCAGAAAATTCCAAGGATAGAAAACGCCAAGGCTATTGATCCAAAACTGGATCTTACGTATTTCCTTATCCATTTTTATCCCTTCTGGATCATCAATCTTGTGGTAACATTCCTTTCCATTCTGGTATTTATTTCAGTAATTTATTTTACCTCCAGAATGGCAAACAATACTGAAATTGTTGCTATTATCAGTAGTGGAGCCAGTTTTCACAGATTTTCCAAACCTTATCTGTTTACCTCCATTTTTATTGGATTGATCGCCCTCGTGGTGTATCACATGGTTCTTCCATGGGCCAATATCAAAAAAAATGAACTGGAAGCATATACTTATAATGCAGCCAATAAAGAAAAGATTTTAGGAACAGCTCCGGCTTCTTCACAGCTGAGTAAAACAGAATATATCTTCGTTGATTCCTGGAATAAAAGAGAAAAAAGAGGATCCAGTTTTGTCTATCAGAAATATGATAAAGACAGAAAAATGACCTACGAGCTGAAAGCAAGTGAAGTGTATTGGGATAAGACCAAAAAACAGTTCGTTCTCAATAATTATCTTGAAAAAACAATCAATAAAGACAATACCGAAAAACTAGGTAACGGAATAGAATTAAGGAAAAACTACGGACACTCACCGGAAGAACTTTTCCCTAATGAGCTTTTGGGCCAGAATAAAACCACACCGGAGCTTTTAAAATTCATTGAAAGAGAAAAAGCAAGAGGAAACAGTAACCTGAATTCCTATCTGAATGAGCTTCACCAAAGAACCTCAATGCCTGTTTCTATCATTATCCTTACATTTCTGGCACTTTCCCTGTCATCACAAAAGAAAAGGGGAGGATTGGGAGTTAACTTAGCAATAGGTATTTCATTGGCCTTTATTTTCGTGTTTTCATTTGAAGCCCTAAAAGTGGTTTCAGAAAATAAAAGTTTGTCCCCGGCTGTAGCCATGTGGCTGCCTAATATGGTATTTTTACCGCTTACCCTTTATCTTTATATTAAAAGAGCCAATCAGTAA
- the tgt gene encoding tRNA guanosine(34) transglycosylase Tgt produces MKFFNIEKTSEGKARAGEITTDHGKIQTPIFMPVGTVASVKTVHQRELKEDIKAQIILGNTYHLYLRPGMETMQDAGGLHKFMNWDLPILTDSGGFQVFSLASNRKMTEEGARFKSHIDGSYHMFSPERSMEIQRQIGADIFMAFDECTPYPCDYNQAKSSMELTHRWLKRCIDWTNDNPELYGYKQRLFPIVQGSTYSDLRKISAEVISEAGAEGNAIGGLSVGEPEEEMYRITDEVTDILPKEKPRYLMGVGTPWNILESIGLGIDMMDCVMPTRNARNAMLFTWQGVMNLKNEKWKRDFSPLDEFGTSFVDREYSKAYLRHLFVSKEYLAKQIASIHNLAFYLDLVKVAREHIIAGDFYEWKNAVVPVLRQRL; encoded by the coding sequence ATGAAATTTTTTAATATAGAAAAAACCTCTGAAGGAAAAGCAAGAGCAGGGGAAATTACCACAGATCACGGGAAAATTCAAACTCCTATTTTTATGCCTGTGGGAACTGTAGCAAGTGTGAAAACAGTTCATCAGAGAGAATTAAAAGAAGACATTAAAGCTCAGATTATTCTGGGGAATACTTATCACTTATACCTTCGTCCGGGCATGGAAACAATGCAGGATGCAGGTGGCTTACACAAATTCATGAACTGGGATCTTCCTATTCTTACAGATTCGGGAGGATTTCAGGTATTTTCACTGGCGAGTAACAGAAAAATGACGGAAGAAGGGGCGAGATTCAAATCTCACATCGACGGAAGCTATCATATGTTCTCTCCGGAAAGATCAATGGAGATTCAAAGACAGATCGGAGCCGATATTTTCATGGCTTTTGATGAATGTACTCCTTATCCTTGTGACTACAACCAGGCAAAATCATCTATGGAGCTTACGCACCGTTGGCTGAAAAGATGTATTGACTGGACGAATGATAATCCTGAATTATACGGATACAAACAAAGACTCTTCCCAATTGTTCAGGGATCTACCTATTCCGACCTTAGAAAAATTTCAGCTGAAGTAATTTCAGAAGCAGGAGCAGAAGGAAATGCTATCGGAGGACTTTCTGTAGGAGAACCGGAAGAAGAAATGTACAGAATCACTGATGAAGTGACAGATATCCTTCCAAAAGAAAAACCAAGATATCTGATGGGAGTAGGAACACCATGGAATATACTTGAATCTATCGGACTGGGAATTGATATGATGGATTGCGTAATGCCAACCAGAAATGCAAGAAATGCAATGCTTTTCACATGGCAGGGGGTGATGAACCTTAAAAATGAAAAATGGAAGCGCGATTTTTCGCCTTTGGATGAATTCGGGACCAGTTTTGTAGATCGTGAATATTCAAAAGCGTATCTTCGCCACCTGTTTGTATCTAAAGAATATCTGGCAAAACAGATTGCTTCGATTCATAATCTGGCATTCTACCTGGATTTAGTAAAAGTAGCCAGAGAACATATTATTGCAGGAGATTTCTACGAATGGAAAAACGCTGTAGTACCGGTTCTTAGACAAAGACTGTAA
- a CDS encoding DUF4296 domain-containing protein yields the protein MKKLIFIFVLLSLLSCSDYIDKPKNLIDKDVMAEIIADLAINDQAIFVYPDKNMEAGTRAVLKSHKVKSEDFVESFKYYVIKEEMDGIANDAQEILVKKDPKADKYIKDKLKQNGAVVPLVR from the coding sequence ATGAAAAAGTTAATCTTTATTTTCGTTTTGCTGAGCCTGTTGTCGTGCAGCGATTATATTGATAAGCCTAAAAATCTGATCGATAAAGATGTGATGGCAGAAATCATTGCAGACCTTGCAATCAATGATCAGGCAATCTTTGTATATCCGGACAAAAATATGGAAGCCGGTACAAGAGCTGTTCTGAAATCACATAAAGTAAAATCTGAAGACTTTGTAGAAAGCTTCAAATATTACGTCATCAAAGAAGAAATGGATGGGATCGCCAATGATGCACAGGAAATACTGGTGAAGAAAGATCCCAAAGCAGATAAATATATAAAAGATAAACTGAAACAAAACGGAGCTGTAGTACCTTTGGTAAGATAA
- a CDS encoding polyprenol monophosphomannose synthase yields the protein MKKLVIIPTYNEKENIENIISAVFALEDDFHILVVDDTSPDGTAGIVKELQKKHPHYLHLSIRHTKDGLGKAYIHGFKWAIENKYDYIFEMDADFSHNPNDLPKLFEACQNADMAIGSRYSKGVNVVNWPMGRVLLSYFASKYVRFVLGLPIHDTTAGFVCFSRKVLEEIGLDNVKLKGYGFQIEMKFRAFKKSFRIVEVPIIFTNRILGESKMNGGIIHEAVFGVLNLKWKSIINKL from the coding sequence ATGAAAAAACTCGTCATTATCCCAACTTATAACGAAAAGGAAAATATTGAAAATATTATTTCCGCGGTTTTTGCATTGGAGGACGATTTTCATATCCTGGTAGTGGATGATACCTCTCCGGACGGAACAGCAGGTATTGTAAAAGAACTGCAAAAAAAACATCCGCATTATCTGCACCTGTCAATAAGACATACAAAAGACGGATTGGGAAAGGCATATATTCATGGGTTTAAATGGGCCATCGAAAATAAATACGATTATATTTTTGAAATGGATGCCGATTTTTCACACAACCCTAATGATCTGCCAAAGCTTTTTGAAGCATGCCAAAATGCAGATATGGCCATCGGATCCCGTTATTCAAAAGGAGTAAATGTGGTCAACTGGCCTATGGGAAGAGTATTGCTTTCTTATTTTGCATCTAAATACGTGAGATTTGTATTAGGACTTCCTATTCATGATACTACAGCAGGATTTGTCTGCTTTTCAAGAAAAGTATTGGAAGAAATAGGACTGGATAATGTAAAACTGAAAGGATACGGGTTTCAGATAGAAATGAAATTCAGAGCATTCAAAAAAAGTTTCAGAATTGTAGAAGTTCCTATTATATTTACCAACAGGATTTTAGGAGAAAGCAAAATGAACGGTGGAATTATTCATGAAGCCGTTTTTGGAGTACTGAACTTAAAATGGAAATCAATCATCAACAAATTATGA
- a CDS encoding IS5 family transposase — MKYPTDLTENQWQYIKKTMNLKERKRKYPLLLIWNSLMYLIKTGCQWRMLPKDFPKWQLVYYYYIRWTELGYFDLILEKLRMKVRIKKGQRAEASLGIMDSQSVRWGNNRGLHGVDGNKKIKGIKRHVLVDKNGFLIAVMVCVANIHDSKAGLLLLRLLREELMNFKCILADAGYRGDFLDKAHSLYSYLVKVVSRDKEKQAKKEFKPVSKRWVIERTFAWFDNDRRLCRNYELLHESSENMTKLSAIKLLLNKI; from the coding sequence ATGAAATACCCAACCGATTTAACTGAAAACCAGTGGCAATATATAAAGAAAACGATGAACCTAAAAGAGAGAAAGAGAAAATATCCTCTTCTTTTGATTTGGAACTCCTTAATGTATTTGATAAAAACAGGTTGCCAGTGGCGTATGCTTCCTAAAGATTTCCCCAAATGGCAATTGGTTTATTACTATTATATCCGTTGGACGGAGTTGGGATATTTTGACTTAATTCTAGAAAAGCTACGAATGAAAGTTCGTATAAAAAAGGGTCAGCGAGCAGAAGCCTCCTTAGGAATAATGGATAGCCAAAGTGTACGCTGGGGCAATAATAGAGGTCTTCATGGCGTAGATGGAAATAAGAAAATAAAAGGAATAAAACGCCATGTGCTAGTAGATAAGAATGGATTTTTAATCGCAGTGATGGTTTGTGTAGCCAATATTCATGATAGTAAGGCTGGATTGCTTTTGCTTAGATTACTCAGGGAAGAGCTGATGAATTTCAAGTGTATTCTTGCTGATGCAGGCTATAGAGGAGATTTTCTAGATAAAGCTCATAGCCTTTATTCATACCTGGTAAAAGTGGTAAGTCGGGATAAAGAAAAACAAGCTAAAAAAGAGTTTAAACCCGTAAGTAAACGATGGGTAATAGAAAGAACTTTTGCTTGGTTTGATAATGACAGAAGGCTTTGTAGGAACTATGAACTACTGCATGAGTCTTCCGAAAATATGACCAAATTATCCGCTATAAAATTATTACTCAATAAAATTTAA